The genomic DNA TCTGTAATCTAGGTATTCTGACTTATGTTTTCACAAATACAGTAGCGGTACTGTACAGGATTCTAACCTGTTTCCCCTATACTATGATTACAGTTTATTTTTAATATCATAGAAAATAAAAAAATAAAAATAAAATATGTTTTATAAAAAAATAATATATTATATAAATATATTAACATAAATTCTTTTAAAATACAATATCTAATTATAAGATAGAAAAAGAGGAGATTTTGTACCTCCTCTTAAAATACAGATTACTAAACTATAAATTTCTAATCTTCAATAACACCATAGTCTCCATCTTTTCTCTTATAAACTACTGCCATCTTTCCAGTTTCAGTATTTGTAAAAGCGAAGAAAACTCTGTTTAAATATTCAAGTTGTAATATAGCTTCTGAAATTTCCATAGGTTTTAATGGTAAATAAACTCTAACTAGCTTTTTTTGATCAGAAACTTTTTCTTCTGGTTCAATTATATAATCAAAACTATAAGATTTTTTTCTAGTATCATCTTGAACTTTTGCTCTGCTACGTTTTTCTTTATGTTTTTTTAATAAACTTTCCATAATATCAACAGCTTTATCTATTGAAGCATATAAATCTGATTCAGTTGCAGTAGCTTTTAATGTACTTCCACTTAAATAAGCTAAAATTTCTGTAACATGTGCATTACCAGTTTTTAATTTAGAAGCAGCTAAGTTGGCATCTATTTTGATAATAGAGTCGTTAAATTTTTCTACCTTTGAAATTTTTTCTTCTGCATATTTTCTAATAGCATCAGTTAAAGTAATTTTTCTTCCATGAATTGATAATTTCATACTACCACTTCCTTTAATAATTTTGGTACTTTTATTATACAATATTTTTTAGAAAAATGCTATATATTGCTTTATTTAAACATTAACCATCTTACAATATCCTTTGCATGATAAGTTATTATTATATCAGCACCAGCTCTTTTTATTGCATACATATTTTCCATAACAATTTTTTCTTCATCTATCCAACCATTTTTTGCTGCTGCTTTAACCATAGAATATTCTCCACTCACATTATAAGCAACAATAGGTAGATTTGTAACTTCTGAAACTGATTTTATCACATCTAAATAAGCCATAGCAGGTTTCACCATTATGAAATCTGCTCTCTCTTGTATGTCAGCTTCAACTTCTCTATAAAAATTATTATAGCTTCTAAAATCCATTTGATAAGTTTTTCTATCTCCAAAACTTGGAGCAGAATCAGCTGCATCTCTAAAAGGTCCATAATATGCAGATGAATATTTCACACTATATGCCATTATTGGTATATCTTTAAAATTATTTTCATCTAAAATTTCTCTAATCTTTCCAATTCTTCCATCCATCATATCAGAAGGTGCTATTATATCTGCCCCTGCTTTTGCATGAGATAATGCAATTTTTGCTATGTATTTAAGTGTTTCATCGTTATCCACATCATGATTATGTAAAATACCACAATGTCCATGAGATGTGTACTCACACATACAAACATCAGTAACTATTAAAAATTTATCTTGATAATCCTTTCTGATTTGTCTTACTGCTCTTTGAACAATACCGTTTTCATCATAGGCTTGACTTCCCACTTCATCTTTATGATTTGGTATTCCAAAAAGTAAAATGTTATTAATTCCTAATTTTAATAACTCATCTAATTCTTCATTTAATCTATCCAAAGAATACCTAAACTGCTCAGGCATAGATTCTATTTCAGATTTTATATTTTCTCCATCACATACAAATAATGGATAAATAAGTGAACTTCTTTCAATACTAATATTTTTTACTAATTCTCTTGTTAAAAAATTTCTTCTTAATCTTCTTGTTCTTGTAAACATTTTCTCCTCTTTTATTTAATTTTTTTTATAACTTTATTATTTTTATATAGAACTTCTTCTATTGTATTCCCATTTTCATCAAATAATTTTGCTACACCATCTAATTTCCCTTCTTTTGCAGTAGCTATTCCAGAAATTTGTCCATTTGGATGAAATAATTTTATTTCACCATCAGGAAGTAAATTTTTAATTTTTGATTGTGACATAAGTATATCATCAATAAATATTTTCATACCTCCACCTAAGAAACTATTATCAAAATTATATACTATTTTTATCTTTTTCCCATCTTCTTCACCAGTAATAGTCATAGTTCTATTTCTATATTGTTGAATAGAAACCATTTTATCCCTAGCTGCAGATATACTGGCAATAGAAGAATTTAAAATATCATAAGACTTTAAAAGCAACTTAATATTAGTTTCTAATTTAGATAACTCATTTTTTTCTACTTTTTCAGGTTCTTCTATTTTTTCATTTTTAAAATTTGGTTTTCTAACTGTTTTTACCATATAGCTTGCCTCTACATATGATTTTATTAATCCTTTTTCTTCAACCTCCCTAATTTTAGTTTGATATGTTGGAAAACTGTTTATTATTTCGTCTGAAAAAGTTTCATCATAAAGAATCTCTCCATTTTCTGCTAAAACAGTTACTTTTTTTTCATCTTTATCAACTTTTATATAATAATTAACTTCTTTTTTTCTTTCCATTTCAGTTTTTAGATAATTAGCAAACTTTTCTGTTTTTTCTGGATTTTCAGGTGTCAAAGAAGTTAATTTCTTTAAAAAATTTTGTGAATTAAAAGAATTTGAATTACTTTGATTATTAATCTCATCAGAATAAATCGTCATACAAGATAATAAAAATATTAACAATGTTATTAATTTCTTTTTCATGTTTCCCCCTTAAAAATTTTTATTTTTTTATTTCTACTCCATCTTTATATGAAGTTTCTTTTAAAAGTTTGCCTTCTTTATCATACTTTTTCACACTACCATTAATCTTATTATTTTTATAAGGTGTTAAAGTCTCAATCTTACCATTTTCATAATAAGTTGTAGTTGTCCCTTCACCATTTACTATTTTAGTTTCTTTTTTTATTTTACCATTAGAATAATATTCTTTAGTCTCACTGATTTCATTATTTTCTTTTACTTTATCTTGAACAATCACTGTCTTACTTTCATAATGTTCTATAATAGTAGCTGGATTATTTTCATTTGAAAAACTGAATGCTCCTCCTAATAAAAATATTGAAATTATTAAAAAAACTTTTTTCATCTTAATCAACTCCTTCTTCATAAAAAGTTTCTTTTTTTAAACTTCCATCTTCATTATACTCCTTATAAGCTCCATTTAAAAGATTGTCTTTATATACTCCAATAGATTTCAAATTTCCATTAGGATAAAAAGTTTTTATTTCCTGCCCATTTTCAATCTTTTTAACTTTCATTTTTATAAAAGTCTTAGTTAAATTTTCATAAAAATCTATATCCATATTCTCATCTTGAATAGAACCTTTATATTTAGCTTTTGTCTTACTTGAAATTTTTCCATCTAAATATGTAATCATATCTATACTTTTTATATCAAAGTTATATTCTGTCTTAGAAAATAGACTTCCATCATCATAATATGAATAAGAAATAAAAGATTTTACATTCTCTAAAAATTCATCATTGAATTTATTATTAAGAATATCTGATTGGTTACTACCTTCATTATCAGTAATTTCTTGAACTAATTTTTCTATTTCATTAAATAAAATTTTTTTTCTCAATTTAATTTCTGTTTTTACTGCTAGGTTTCCATTTGGAATATATACTTCTGCCAATATATCAAACTTATTTTTTTGTGTATATTTAATTGACTCTACAATATGATTAGTATTTATAATATTATATTCTTCTTTTGGAATTTTATTCTCAATATATTTTTTAGTAACACTATCCATACTATTAAGTCTGTAAACAACTATAACTTCTTTATTTTTTTCAAATATTTCTTGAAGTTCTTTTTCGTTACTGGGCTTTATAGAAATTGAATATGAAAAAATGCTATTTACTAAAAATATTAAAAAGATAAATAAAAAATTTTTTCTCATTTTCCCTCCATTTTAAATCAAATTTAAGAATCTTGCTAACACCACACTATAGCTAATTAAAAATATTACAATGGCTTCTATAGCCACTAAAAGTAATAAATTTAGAAAATTTAAATTTTATTAATATAGATTTTTTGTTTCCAAAACGTATAACGAAAATAAAAGCTATTACATATAAAAAAGCATAGAACAAAAATTTAATATCCATGTTGCATTCCTTAAATTATTTTAAAAGAATTTTTCATACCTATTAGTTGGACTCCATAAAATATATTCATCAACTCCTAAATCTTTCATTGCTTTAACTTGTTCTTTAATTTCATTAGGTCCATAAGCTATATGTCCTTTTACCCAAGTAGCAGTAAAAGCCTGTATCCAAGGTCTAATAATTGCAGGGTTGTCAATATTATTATTTCTATTTATAGAATCTTTTGTAGATTGATAAACAGTTTTATATGGATTGGCATCTGGAACTGCAAGTCCATAAACTCCCTTTCCATAATGGCTAGGATACATCATAGGAGAAACATAATCAACTTCTGTACTGACAGCTTCCCAGAATTGTCCCAATGACATATCATCAGAAGAACTTCCAACTTGCCCATAGATATCAGCACTTATGTATACTTCATATGGCTCTAATTCTTTTTTAGCATAATTTAAATATTTTTGAATAGCTTCTGCCTTTGTCATATTATCTGCATTTCTATAATTTAAAACTTTATCAAGTTTTCCTCCATTAGATGCAGGAAATCTAACATAGTCAAACTGTATTTCATTGAAACCTGCTTTTGCAGCTTCTTTTGCAACTGTTACATTATATTCCCATAAATTTTTATCATAAGCAGATACCCAAACAAGTCCATCACTATTTGTAAATGCTTTTCCACCATCTTTATATGTTATAATTTTATCAGGATTTTCCTTAGCATAAATTGTGTCTTTAAAAGATACTATTCTTGCAATAGCATAGATACCATTATCTTTTAATTTTTTTATAACAGGCTCAATATCTTTTATTACTGGACTTTTATTGGCTGATTTTGTATATTTATCTATTTCTTCTGACATAGGAAAAGTTAGTTCTCCATAATCTCCCTTAACATCTATAACAAAAGAATTTATATTATTCTTTTTAGCAAGTTCTATAAGTTCATCTAATCTATTTTTAAGAGCAACAGAGTGTGCAGAAACATATAGTCCTCTAACTTTGACTCTTTTATTATCCTTATATTCTTTTTTCTCCTTTTTTGTAAAATCTAAATTTTTAAATTTTTCATCAATTGCTTCATTTAATGTTGGAGCTAAATAACCATCTTCTATCCAAGCAACTTTTGTCTTATTTACATCTTTATATGTTATTTTTTTCATGACAGTTTTTTTCTCAATTTCATTTCCCTTTTTATCTTTGCTCTTTTTTACAATTTCCTTTGTGTCAAAAACATTTACACGAGTTCCTTTTATTAAAGTTCCAATATTTTCTTTTTTATTTTCATCTGAATAGATTTTAATTTTTTCTGTTACATAATTATAATCCATATTTGATTTTTTTTCTTTTGAGTAAATTTCTTTTGAATAAAAAATTCCTGAAAATATAATTGTGATAAGTAGTAATAAGTTTTTTGTAAATTTCATTTTTTAAATCTCCTATAATTTTTTCTGTGGTTAATATTATAGCATTTTTTTCAATTAAAAAGACACTAAAAAACTTTTTTTGTAATTTAGTGCCTTTCTACATTAATTAATTTATAAATATAAATATTAGTAATTAACTACTCTTCTTTTAAATTTAGCCTTATCTGCTCCACAAACAGGACATTTACCTGGTGCGTCATTTCCATAATGAAGATGTCCACATTCCATACATTCCCAAACAACTTTTTCTTCTGAATGGAAAAC from Fusobacterium simiae includes the following:
- the hpf gene encoding ribosome hibernation-promoting factor, HPF/YfiA family → MKLSIHGRKITLTDAIRKYAEEKISKVEKFNDSIIKIDANLAASKLKTGNAHVTEILAYLSGSTLKATATESDLYASIDKAVDIMESLLKKHKEKRSRAKVQDDTRKKSYSFDYIIEPEEKVSDQKKLVRVYLPLKPMEISEAILQLEYLNRVFFAFTNTETGKMAVVYKRKDGDYGVIED
- the hemB gene encoding porphobilinogen synthase, translating into MFTRTRRLRRNFLTRELVKNISIERSSLIYPLFVCDGENIKSEIESMPEQFRYSLDRLNEELDELLKLGINNILLFGIPNHKDEVGSQAYDENGIVQRAVRQIRKDYQDKFLIVTDVCMCEYTSHGHCGILHNHDVDNDETLKYIAKIALSHAKAGADIIAPSDMMDGRIGKIREILDENNFKDIPIMAYSVKYSSAYYGPFRDAADSAPSFGDRKTYQMDFRSYNNFYREVEADIQERADFIMVKPAMAYLDVIKSVSEVTNLPIVAYNVSGEYSMVKAAAKNGWIDEEKIVMENMYAIKRAGADIIITYHAKDIVRWLMFK
- a CDS encoding toxin-antitoxin system YwqK family antitoxin — its product is MKKKLITLLIFLLSCMTIYSDEINNQSNSNSFNSQNFLKKLTSLTPENPEKTEKFANYLKTEMERKKEVNYYIKVDKDEKKVTVLAENGEILYDETFSDEIINSFPTYQTKIREVEEKGLIKSYVEASYMVKTVRKPNFKNEKIEEPEKVEKNELSKLETNIKLLLKSYDILNSSIASISAARDKMVSIQQYRNRTMTITGEEDGKKIKIVYNFDNSFLGGGMKIFIDDILMSQSKIKNLLPDGEIKLFHPNGQISGIATAKEGKLDGVAKLFDENGNTIEEVLYKNNKVIKKIK
- a CDS encoding toxin-antitoxin system YwqK family antitoxin → MKKVFLIISIFLLGGAFSFSNENNPATIIEHYESKTVIVQDKVKENNEISETKEYYSNGKIKKETKIVNGEGTTTTYYENGKIETLTPYKNNKINGSVKKYDKEGKLLKETSYKDGVEIKK
- a CDS encoding toxin-antitoxin system YwqK family antitoxin produces the protein MRKNFLFIFLIFLVNSIFSYSISIKPSNEKELQEIFEKNKEVIVVYRLNSMDSVTKKYIENKIPKEEYNIINTNHIVESIKYTQKNKFDILAEVYIPNGNLAVKTEIKLRKKILFNEIEKLVQEITDNEGSNQSDILNNKFNDEFLENVKSFISYSYYDDGSLFSKTEYNFDIKSIDMITYLDGKISSKTKAKYKGSIQDENMDIDFYENLTKTFIKMKVKKIENGQEIKTFYPNGNLKSIGVYKDNLLNGAYKEYNEDGSLKKETFYEEGVD
- a CDS encoding putative glycoside hydrolase translates to MKFTKNLLLLITIIFSGIFYSKEIYSKEKKSNMDYNYVTEKIKIYSDENKKENIGTLIKGTRVNVFDTKEIVKKSKDKKGNEIEKKTVMKKITYKDVNKTKVAWIEDGYLAPTLNEAIDEKFKNLDFTKKEKKEYKDNKRVKVRGLYVSAHSVALKNRLDELIELAKKNNINSFVIDVKGDYGELTFPMSEEIDKYTKSANKSPVIKDIEPVIKKLKDNGIYAIARIVSFKDTIYAKENPDKIITYKDGGKAFTNSDGLVWVSAYDKNLWEYNVTVAKEAAKAGFNEIQFDYVRFPASNGGKLDKVLNYRNADNMTKAEAIQKYLNYAKKELEPYEVYISADIYGQVGSSSDDMSLGQFWEAVSTEVDYVSPMMYPSHYGKGVYGLAVPDANPYKTVYQSTKDSINRNNNIDNPAIIRPWIQAFTATWVKGHIAYGPNEIKEQVKAMKDLGVDEYILWSPTNRYEKFF